Proteins from a genomic interval of Kitasatospora herbaricolor:
- a CDS encoding adenosine deaminase yields the protein MSLPKAELHLHIEGTLEPELAFALAARNGVTLPFADTEELRHAYSFSDLQSFLDLYYALMAVLRTEQDFADLADAYLARAAGQGVRHAEIFFDPQAHTARGVEIGTVVEGLSRALERSEERYGISTQLIMCFLRDEPAASALETFEAAKPHLHRISGVGLDSAEVGNPPAKFREVYELAAAAGLRRVAHAGEEGPAEYIREALDVLGVERIDHGLRCLEDQDLVARLVREQIPLTLCPLSNVRLRCIDTLADHPLRRMLDAGLLVTVNSDDPAYFGGYVEDNFTALRDALGLDRETLRRLAANSFKAAFLDEPRRRALLAEVAGYEFTD from the coding sequence ATGTCGCTGCCCAAGGCCGAACTCCACCTGCACATCGAAGGCACCCTGGAGCCTGAACTCGCCTTCGCCCTCGCTGCCCGCAACGGTGTCACCCTGCCCTTCGCGGACACCGAGGAGCTGCGGCACGCCTACTCCTTCAGCGACCTGCAGTCCTTCCTCGACCTCTACTACGCGCTGATGGCGGTGCTGCGCACCGAGCAGGACTTCGCCGACCTCGCCGACGCCTACCTGGCCCGCGCCGCGGGGCAGGGCGTGCGGCACGCCGAGATCTTCTTCGACCCGCAGGCGCACACCGCGCGCGGCGTGGAGATCGGCACCGTCGTCGAGGGCCTCTCGCGGGCCCTGGAGCGCAGCGAGGAGCGGTACGGCATCAGCACCCAGCTGATCATGTGCTTCCTGCGGGACGAGCCGGCCGCCTCGGCGCTGGAGACCTTCGAGGCCGCCAAGCCCCATCTGCACCGGATCTCCGGCGTCGGCCTGGACTCCGCCGAGGTCGGCAACCCGCCGGCGAAGTTCCGCGAGGTGTACGAGCTGGCGGCCGCCGCCGGCCTGCGCCGCGTCGCGCACGCCGGGGAGGAGGGCCCGGCCGAGTACATCCGCGAGGCGCTGGACGTGCTCGGCGTCGAGCGGATCGACCACGGGCTGCGCTGCCTGGAGGACCAGGACCTGGTCGCCCGGCTGGTCCGCGAGCAGATCCCGCTGACCCTCTGCCCGCTCTCCAACGTCCGGCTGCGCTGCATCGACACCCTCGCCGACCACCCGCTGCGCCGGATGCTGGACGCCGGACTGCTGGTCACCGTCAACTCCGACGACCCGGCCTACTTCGGCGGCTACGTGGAGGACAACTTCACCGCCCTGCGGGACGCCCTCGGCCTGGACCGGGAGACCCTGCGCAGGCTCGCCGCCAATTCCTTCAAGGCCGCGTTCCTGGACGAGCCCCGCCGCCGGGCGCTGCTCGCCGAGGTGGCCGGGTACGAGTTCACCGACTGA
- a CDS encoding ATP-binding protein — protein MAQPENDARTARGRPRGVRNRPHDPARSEVRATAGTTPDAAGLPGTAPGRGWRIPPGNGTLARARELTRDTLQEWDHRGEDYAHAVLLVSELVTNAHRHAGGPADLELHPVPGGVLLRVSDASSRLPVRREPGADGGFGMHLLARLSESWGVEPFPGGKSVWARLAPRPDA, from the coding sequence ATGGCACAGCCGGAGAACGACGCCCGGACGGCCCGGGGCCGGCCCCGGGGCGTCCGGAACCGCCCGCACGACCCGGCCCGGAGCGAGGTCCGCGCGACGGCCGGGACCACCCCGGACGCCGCCGGCCTCCCGGGGACTGCACCCGGCCGGGGATGGCGGATCCCGCCCGGGAACGGCACCCTCGCCCGCGCCCGCGAACTCACCCGGGACACCCTGCAGGAGTGGGACCACCGGGGCGAGGACTACGCCCACGCCGTCCTGCTCGTGTCCGAGCTGGTCACCAACGCCCACCGGCACGCCGGCGGCCCGGCCGACCTGGAGCTGCACCCGGTGCCGGGCGGGGTGCTGCTCCGGGTCAGCGACGCCTCGTCACGACTGCCGGTCCGGCGGGAGCCGGGCGCCGACGGAGGCTTCGGCATGCACCTGCTCGCCCGGCTCAGCGAGTCCTGGGGCGTCGAGCCCTTCCCCGGCGGCAAGTCGGTCTGGGCCCGGCTCGCTCCCCGGCCGGACGCCTGA
- a CDS encoding VOC family protein, translating to MSRHFQVTFDAHDPRALSSFWRDALGYVHPGPPGVDLPAGADPLAAWDDFLARIGVPQEQRNSRSAIEDPDGNGPRVFFQQVPEDKVAKNRVHLDVRAAPGLQGEERMAALEAECERLVALGATRLRRFEPAPPMSSGFIVLADPEGNEFCLD from the coding sequence ATGAGCCGCCACTTCCAGGTCACCTTCGACGCCCACGACCCGCGAGCACTGTCGTCCTTCTGGCGTGACGCGCTGGGCTACGTCCACCCCGGGCCGCCCGGGGTGGACCTGCCCGCGGGCGCCGACCCGCTGGCCGCGTGGGACGACTTCCTGGCCCGGATCGGCGTGCCGCAGGAGCAGCGCAACTCCCGGTCGGCCATCGAGGACCCGGACGGGAACGGGCCGCGGGTGTTCTTCCAGCAGGTACCGGAGGACAAGGTCGCCAAGAACCGCGTCCATCTCGACGTCCGCGCAGCTCCCGGCCTGCAGGGGGAGGAGCGGATGGCGGCTCTGGAGGCCGAGTGCGAGCGGCTGGTCGCACTGGGCGCGACCCGGCTGCGCCGCTTCGAGCCCGCTCCTCCGATGAGCTCCGGCTTCATCGTGCTGGCCGATCCCGAGGGCAACGAGTTCTGCCTGGACTGA
- a CDS encoding hydrophobic protein: protein MGPLLLVLLLALLLFGAGFAVKALWWIAIFVLVVWLIGFVARGTHPSGSRHRWYRW from the coding sequence ATGGGTCCGCTGCTTCTTGTACTTCTTCTCGCACTGCTGCTCTTCGGCGCCGGTTTCGCCGTCAAGGCACTGTGGTGGATAGCGATCTTCGTCCTGGTGGTCTGGCTGATCGGATTCGTGGCCCGGGGGACGCACCCCTCCGGCAGCCGTCACCGCTGGTACCGCTGGTGA
- a CDS encoding SigB/SigF/SigG family RNA polymerase sigma factor yields the protein MAVLQDTASAVASDLVAASAPATVRPAAAPAAPGGPAPRIEDASAIAPADARVLSKDLFLRLRDLEEGTREYSYVRGTLIELNMALVKFAARRFSNRSEPMDDIIQVGTIGLIKAIDRFDPTREFEFVTFALPTITGEMKRFFRDTSWMVHVPRGMQEMRLALAKGSDELEQVLDRLPTTAELAEHLSLTEREVIEGMKAANAYSAHSLDAPSEGDDAGSGSGAGLGARFAVEEPGFEAVLHLETLKPLIAALPERDRRILAMRFGAEMTQGQIGQELGLSQMHISRLLTRILGHLRTALLAES from the coding sequence ATGGCAGTCCTTCAGGACACAGCGTCAGCCGTCGCGTCGGACCTCGTCGCGGCTTCGGCCCCGGCCACCGTGCGACCCGCGGCCGCTCCGGCGGCCCCGGGTGGTCCGGCGCCGCGGATCGAGGACGCGAGTGCGATCGCGCCGGCGGACGCCCGGGTGCTCTCGAAGGACCTCTTCCTGCGACTGCGGGACCTGGAGGAGGGCACCCGTGAGTACTCGTACGTCCGCGGCACCCTGATCGAGCTGAACATGGCGCTGGTGAAGTTCGCCGCCCGGCGCTTCAGCAATCGCAGCGAGCCGATGGACGACATCATCCAGGTCGGCACGATCGGCCTGATCAAGGCCATCGACCGGTTCGACCCGACGCGCGAGTTCGAGTTCGTCACCTTCGCCCTGCCCACGATCACCGGCGAGATGAAGCGGTTCTTCCGCGACACCAGCTGGATGGTCCACGTGCCCAGGGGGATGCAGGAGATGCGGCTGGCCCTGGCCAAGGGCTCCGACGAACTGGAGCAGGTCCTGGACCGGCTGCCGACCACGGCCGAACTCGCCGAGCACCTCTCGCTGACCGAGCGCGAGGTCATCGAGGGGATGAAGGCCGCCAACGCCTACAGCGCGCACTCGCTGGACGCCCCCTCCGAAGGCGACGACGCCGGGTCCGGCTCCGGCGCCGGCCTGGGCGCCCGGTTCGCGGTGGAGGAGCCCGGCTTCGAGGCCGTCCTGCACCTGGAGACGCTCAAGCCGCTGATCGCCGCGCTGCCCGAGCGGGACCGCCGCATCCTCGCGATGCGGTTCGGCGCCGAGATGACCCAGGGCCAGATCGGTCAGGAGCTGGGCCTGTCCCAGATGCACATCTCCCGGCTGCTCACCCGGATCCTCGGCCACCTGCGCACGGCCCTGCTCGCGGAGAGCTAG
- a CDS encoding STAS domain-containing protein: MNDPANAAAMPAPEGPGAEFRRTDDGALVCSLAGELDLDGVLAVGPALEEAVRSGAPLMVVDLSRVGFCDSSGLNLLLRTRTDADSAGTALRLAGAPDQLLRLLEITGADRVFALEPTLEHALAAR, from the coding sequence ATGAACGATCCGGCGAACGCCGCCGCGATGCCGGCCCCCGAAGGGCCGGGGGCGGAGTTCCGGCGTACGGACGACGGCGCGCTGGTCTGTTCCCTGGCGGGTGAACTCGACCTGGACGGCGTGCTCGCGGTCGGGCCGGCCCTGGAGGAGGCGGTCCGCTCCGGCGCGCCGCTGATGGTCGTCGACCTGTCCCGGGTCGGATTCTGCGACTCCTCCGGCCTCAACCTGCTGCTGCGCACGCGTACCGACGCCGACAGCGCCGGTACGGCCCTGCGGCTGGCGGGGGCGCCCGACCAGCTGCTGCGGCTGCTGGAGATCACCGGCGCGGACCGGGTGTTCGCACTCGAACCCACGCTTGAGCACGCGCTCGCCGCACGGTGA
- a CDS encoding ATP-binding protein translates to MTSIDPGAGVPQRTGVPKAGQRRRLALLGVPGPVGRGRHFARQALEDWGWADADTLTDDILLIVSELLANACIHGGGPRELVLTASQEGLRVEVLDHEATSPSPRPPHLTTAPGGHGLHIVARLSERWGADLNPGGKSVWAELGAARMRNREPAGPGFTGSPAGRGSAPAV, encoded by the coding sequence GTGACATCCATCGACCCAGGGGCGGGCGTGCCGCAGCGGACGGGCGTGCCGAAGGCCGGCCAGCGCAGGCGCCTCGCCCTGCTGGGCGTGCCCGGCCCGGTAGGCCGCGGCCGCCACTTCGCCCGGCAGGCCCTGGAGGACTGGGGGTGGGCCGACGCCGACACCCTCACCGACGACATCCTGCTGATCGTCTCCGAGCTGCTCGCCAACGCCTGCATCCACGGCGGCGGCCCGCGCGAGCTCGTCCTCACCGCCTCCCAGGAGGGGCTGCGGGTCGAAGTGCTGGACCACGAGGCGACGTCGCCCAGTCCGCGCCCGCCGCACCTCACCACTGCCCCGGGCGGTCACGGGCTGCACATCGTGGCGCGGCTGTCGGAGCGCTGGGGCGCCGACCTCAACCCGGGCGGCAAGAGCGTCTGGGCGGAGCTCGGTGCCGCCCGCATGCGCAATCGCGAACCGGCCGGTCCCGGCTTCACGGGCAGTCCCGCCGGACGGGGTTCCGCGCCCGCCGTGTGA
- a CDS encoding PP2C family protein-serine/threonine phosphatase encodes MSPSPEEAGPPAGGAPSARERELLAALQDARARCRESERGLAELREKHREAAARYSVLSAELEETNRGVVALYSEEHQFALTLQRTFLPATLPDWPGVDLAVRYLPAATENEIGGDFYEAVATPGGLLMAVGDVAGHNLQAAMVMGELRHALRAYANEGHPADVLLERLDALMGRHRPGWTATLCVALLESGTGLLHLANAGHLPPLLVGPDGRARYVHEHGPLLGLGLPQPPATRHEVAPGSRLVMVTDGLVERRGVDLDRSLERLRLTAAAGPGEPEALCDHLLDGFGSPQEDDTVVFAARLGGG; translated from the coding sequence ATGTCCCCGTCTCCCGAGGAGGCGGGTCCGCCGGCCGGTGGCGCGCCCTCGGCCCGAGAGCGCGAGCTGCTGGCGGCCCTCCAGGACGCCCGGGCCCGGTGCCGTGAGTCGGAGCGCGGTCTCGCCGAGCTGCGGGAGAAGCACCGGGAGGCCGCGGCGCGGTACTCGGTGCTGTCGGCGGAGCTGGAGGAGACCAACCGCGGCGTGGTGGCGCTGTACAGCGAGGAGCACCAGTTCGCCCTGACGCTCCAGCGCACCTTCCTGCCGGCGACCCTCCCCGACTGGCCGGGCGTCGACCTGGCCGTGCGGTACCTCCCCGCGGCGACCGAGAACGAGATCGGCGGGGACTTCTACGAGGCCGTCGCGACCCCGGGCGGGCTGCTGATGGCGGTCGGTGACGTCGCCGGCCACAACCTCCAGGCCGCCATGGTGATGGGGGAGTTGCGGCACGCGCTGCGGGCCTACGCCAACGAGGGACATCCGGCCGACGTGCTGCTGGAGCGCCTGGACGCGCTGATGGGCCGGCACCGGCCGGGCTGGACGGCGACGCTCTGTGTCGCGCTGCTGGAGTCCGGTACGGGCCTGCTGCACCTGGCGAACGCCGGCCACCTGCCGCCGCTGCTGGTCGGCCCGGACGGCCGGGCCCGGTACGTCCACGAGCACGGCCCGCTGCTGGGCCTCGGCCTGCCGCAGCCGCCGGCCACCCGGCACGAGGTCGCCCCCGGCAGCAGGCTGGTGATGGTCACCGACGGGCTGGTCGAGCGCCGGGGGGTCGACCTGGACCGCTCGCTGGAGCGGCTGCGCCTGACGGCCGCCGCCGGACCGGGCGAGCCGGAGGCACTCTGCGACCACCTGCTGGACGGCTTCGGCAGTCCGCAGGAGGACGACACCGTCGTGTTCGCGGCCCGGCTCGGCGGCGGCTGA
- a CDS encoding ATP-binding protein, translating into MPKAGTLTEQTWTDIGFRAGAAFDGAPGTAAAARRFADEFLAEAQTRHGVPVTAALAGTVRLVVSELVTNAAKYAPGPCLLDLELTVDDIRVTVWDTEARLPAPRSPDPARVGQHGLEIVLAVCRRYDIERHAGGKRVRAHLPLD; encoded by the coding sequence GTGCCGAAGGCGGGAACACTGACGGAACAGACCTGGACGGACATCGGCTTCCGGGCCGGTGCCGCCTTCGACGGCGCGCCGGGAACCGCCGCCGCGGCCCGCCGCTTCGCCGACGAGTTCCTCGCCGAGGCGCAGACCCGGCACGGCGTCCCGGTGACCGCGGCGCTGGCCGGCACGGTTCGCCTGGTGGTCAGCGAACTCGTCACCAACGCCGCCAAGTACGCGCCGGGCCCGTGCCTGCTCGACCTGGAACTCACGGTCGACGACATCCGGGTGACCGTCTGGGACACCGAGGCCCGCCTGCCGGCGCCGCGCTCGCCCGACCCTGCCCGGGTCGGCCAGCACGGCCTGGAGATCGTCCTCGCGGTGTGCCGCCGCTACGACATCGAGCGGCACGCGGGCGGCAAGCGCGTCCGGGCGCACCTCCCCCTGGACTGA
- a CDS encoding response regulator has protein sequence MATRPQARSYSVLLVEDDLADAMLIEEALFEQGMARTIVKAEDGVAALEHLRQNVARYPDLIILDLNMPRMNGRELLEVLKADEQLKLIPIVVLTTSAAPEDVSGAYHRHANAYVTKPVNLDDFTRAVQSIDNFYLETAAVLARP, from the coding sequence ATGGCCACCCGCCCGCAAGCCCGCTCGTACAGCGTCCTGCTCGTCGAGGACGACCTCGCCGACGCCATGCTGATCGAGGAGGCCCTGTTCGAACAGGGCATGGCGCGCACCATCGTCAAGGCGGAGGACGGCGTCGCCGCCCTCGAACACCTCCGGCAGAACGTCGCCCGGTACCCCGATCTGATCATCCTCGACCTCAACATGCCCCGGATGAACGGCCGTGAACTGCTGGAGGTCCTCAAGGCGGACGAGCAGCTCAAGCTGATCCCGATCGTGGTCCTCACCACCTCGGCCGCCCCCGAGGACGTGAGCGGCGCCTACCACCGCCACGCCAACGCGTACGTCACCAAGCCCGTCAACCTCGACGACTTCACCCGGGCCGTCCAGAGCATCGACAACTTCTACCTGGAGACGGCCGCGGTCCTGGCCCGCCCCTGA